From one Triticum urartu cultivar G1812 chromosome 3, Tu2.1, whole genome shotgun sequence genomic stretch:
- the LOC125542211 gene encoding LOW QUALITY PROTEIN: L-type lectin-domain containing receptor kinase IX.1-like (The sequence of the model RefSeq protein was modified relative to this genomic sequence to represent the inferred CDS: inserted 2 bases in 1 codon; substituted 1 base at 1 genomic stop codon), with amino-acid sequence MATVVTSLHHHLLSISICLCYSLSLLVSGPLGLATTLSLSFNFSSSSSGDLCDTELRCERDTRMGSDAIELTKNEIKGNFFSIGRASYARPVPLWDNATGEVASFSSNFTFQIRLKNETDDRLRLCNLSFTPNDGVADGMSFFLAHYPSRLPPNSHEGNLALFNDSNNLNAIGDGRVVAVEFDTFRSAWDHNDNHVGIDVNSINSRAYTNVAKRLVSDDNNTMTAEISYDNRTSVLVARLHIDGDEPLYNVSTSVDMKKELPEKVAVGFAAPTGMCVELHQVLSWSFSSTLDDVTMATSPRQWLLVPVLVPSTVVAFLVLLCVAAFVVHRRRVWERVDDSDDEAREQAEFERGVGPRRYRYRELAAATKDFAEEGKLGRGGFGNVYRGDNLSDHDRPVAIKMLSAESSSQGRKEFESEVKIISRLRHRNLVHLLGXSDSRKXSERYKISLGLGSALRYLHTEWDQCVLHGDIKPSNILLDSSCNTKLADFGLARLVEHGAGPQTTKIIMGTAGYIDPEFIRTRRPSAEADVYSFGIVLLEVVSGRHPDMEMEQSGDKFIPLLRWIWDLYEKGAVVEAVDEKLKGGNWQQLLDDDGDYKWQMHRTLVVGLWCTHPCPSARPSVMQLMNVLQSKDVTLPSLSQPTSDISLGTHGDNALSSANVCSEVSWAISGR; translated from the exons ATGGCTACTGTAGTAACGAGCCTTCATCACCACCTTCTCTCCATCTCCATTTGTCTCTGCTACTCACTGTCGTTGCTAGTCAGTGGACCTCTGGGCCTAGCTACCACGCTCTCCTTGAGCTTCAACTTCTCCAGTTCTAGCTCCGGCGACCTCTGCGACACGGAGCTCAGGTGCGAGCGTGATACACGCATGGGCTCCGACGCCATCGAGCTAACGAAGAACGAGATCAAAGGCAACTTCTTCAGCATCGGCCGGGCTTCCTATGCGCGCCCGGTGCCGCTCTGGGACAATGCCACGGGCGAggtggccagcttctcctccAACTTCACATTCCAGATCAGGCTAAAAAACGAGACGGACGACCGGCTTCGTCTCTGTAACTTAAGCTTCACGCCCAACGACGGTGTGGCTGATGGTATGTCTTTCTTCCTGGCGCACTATCCGTCCAGGCTTCCTCCCAACAGCCACGAAGGGAACCTCGCTCTCTTCAATGACAGCAACAACTTGAACGCCATTGGCGACGGCCGTGTCGTCGCGGTGGAGTTCGACACCTTTCGCAGCGCCTGGGACCACAACGACAACCACGTCGGCATAGACGTGAACTCCATCAACTCCAGGGCCTACACCAACGTGGCGAAGCGCCTGGTCTCCGACGATAACAACACCATGACTGCCGAGATCAGCTACGACAACCGCACAAGTGTCCTGGTCGCCCGTCTCCACATAGACGGCGATGAGCCGCTTTACAACGTAAGCACGTCGGTGGACATGAAGAAGGAATTGCCCGAGAAAGTTGCAGTCGGCTTTGCTGCACCAACTGGCATGTGCGTCGAGCTGCATCAAGTGTTGTCTTGGTCGTTTAGCTCCACTCTAGATGATGTCACAATGGCTACTAGTCCGCGACAGTGGCTACTAGTGCCCGTGCTAGTGCCTTCCACAGTAGTAGCATTTCTCGTGTTGCTCTGCGTCGCCGCCTTCGTAGTCCATCGACGACGCGTGTGGGAGAGGGTAGATGATTCCGACGACGAAGCACGTGAGCAAGCTGAGTTTGAGAGAGGAGTAGGCCCTAGAAGGTACCGCTACCGTGAGCTGGCCGCCGCCACCAAAGACTTTGCAGAGGAGGGGAAACTCGGGCGAGGGGGCTTCGGTAATGTCTACCGAGGCGACAACCTTAGCGACCATGACCGCCCGGTGGCCATCAAGATGTTGTCTGCGGAATCATCTTCGCAGGGGAGGAAAGAGTTTGAGTCGGAGGTGAAGATCATAAGTCGCCTGAGGCACCGGAACCTTGTGCACTTGCTAGGCTAGTCCGACAGCCGCAA ATCAGAGAGGTACAAGATCAGCCTTGGTCTAGGATCTGCACTACGCTATCTCCACACAGAGTGGGATCAATGTGTGCTGCATGGCGACATCAAACCCAGCAACATACTACTTGACTCATCATGCAACACCAAGCTTGCGGATTTCGGGCTGGCGAGGCTCGTGGAGCATGGAGCAGGGCCACAGACCACCAAGATCATCATGGGCACCGCTGGGTACATAGACCCGGAGTTCATCCGCACCCGTCGGCCGAGCGCCGAAGCCGACGTCTACAGCTTTGGTATTGTCTTGTTGGAGGTCGTGTCCGGTCGGCACCCGGACATGGAAATGGAGCAATCAGGCGACAAATTCATTCCGTTACTCAGGTGGATCTGGGATCTGTACGAGAAGGGGGCCGTTGTTGAAGCAGTGGATGAGAAGCTAAAGGGAGGAAACTGGCAGCAGCTGCTCGATGATGACGGCGACTATAAGTGGCAGATGCACCGCACGCTTGTCGTGGGGCTCTGGTGCACGCACCCCTGCCCGAGTGCGCGGCCGTCGGTCATGCAGCTCATGAACGTCTTGCAGTCCAAAGATGTCACGCTGCCAAGCCTGTCACAGCCGACATCCGACATCTCCCTTGGAACACATGGAGATAATGCGTTGTCATCGGCCAATGTTTGCAGCGAGGTGTCTTGGGCAATCAGTGGCAGATGA